From the genome of Chionomys nivalis chromosome 19, mChiNiv1.1, whole genome shotgun sequence, one region includes:
- the Slc5a7 gene encoding high affinity choline transporter 1 yields the protein MAFHVEGLVAIILFYLIIFLVGIWAAWKTKSSGNAEERSEAIIVGGRDIGLLVGGFTMTATWVGGGYINGTAEAVYGPGCGLAWAQAPIGYSLSLILGGLFFAKPMRSKGYVTMLDPFQQIYGKRMGGLLFIPALMGEMFWAAAIFSALGATISVIIDVDVNASVIVSALIAILYTLVGGLYSVAYTDVVQLFCIFIGLWISVPFALSHPAVTDIGFTAVHAKYQSPWLGSIEPIEVYTWLDNFLLLMLGGIPWQAYFQRVLSSSSATYAQVLSFLAAFGCLVMALPSICIGAIGASTDWNQTAYGFPDPKAKEEGDMILPIVLQYLCPAYISFFGLGAVSAAVMSSADSSILSASSMFARNIYQLSFRQNASDKEIVWVMRITVFVFGASATAMALLTKTVYGLWYLSSDLVYIIIFPQLLCVLFIKGTNTYGAVAGYIFGLFLRITGGEPYLYLQPLIFYPGYYMDKSGIYNQRFPFKTLSMVTSFLTNICVSYLAKYLFESGTLPPKLDVFDAVVSRHSEENMDKTILVRNENIKLNELAPVKPRQSLTLSSTFTNKEALLDVDSSPEGSGTEDNVQ from the exons ATGGCTTTTCATGTAGAAGGACTGGTAGCTATCATCCTGTTCTACCTCATTATATTTCTGGTTGGAATATGGGCTGCATGGAAAACCAAAAGCAGCGGCAATGCAGAAGAGCGGAGCGAAGCCATCATAGTCGGGGGTCGAGATATTGGTTTATTGGTCGGTGGCTTTACCATGACAG CCACCTGGGTTGGAGGAGGTTACATCAATGGGACAGCTGAAGCAGTTTATGGCCCAGGCTGTGGTCTTGCATGGGCTCAGGCACCCATAGGGTATTCTCTGAGTCTGATCTTAG gTGGTCTGTTCTTTGCAAAACCTATGCGTTCCAAGGGATATGTGACCATGCTAGACCCATTTCAGCAGATCTACGGAAAGCGCATGGGTGGGCTGCTGTTCATTCCTGCACTGATGGGAGAGATGTTCTGGGCTGCAGCAATTTTCTCTGCATTAG GGGCCACCATCAGCGTGATCATTGATGTGGATGTGAATGCGTCGGTCATTGTCTCTGCCCTCATTGCCATCCTTTACACCCTAGTGGGCGGGCTCTACTCTGTGGCATATACTGATGTTGTTCAACTGTTCTGCATTTTTATAGGCCTG TGGATCAGTGTCCCCTTTGCCCTGTCACATCCTGCAGTCACCGACATCGGATTCACCGCTGTGCATGCCAAATACCAGAGTCCCTGGCTGGGAAGCATCGAACCGATTGAAGTTTACACCTGGCTTGACAATTTTCTGTTGTTG ATGCTGGGTGGAATCCCATGGCAAGCCTACTTCCAGAGGGTTCTCTCTTCATCCTCAGCCACCTACGCCCAGGTGCTGTCCTTCCTGGCAGCTTTTGGGTGTCTGGTGATGGCTCTCCCGTCCATATGCATAGGAGCCATTGGAGCCTCCACAG ACTGGAACCAGACTGCCTATGGATTTCCAGATCCCAAGGCCAAGGAGGAAGGAGACATGATTCTCCCGATCGTACTACAGTACCTCTGCCCTGCGTACATTTCCTTCTTTGGGCTTGGTGCTGTTTCAGCTGCTGTTATGTCCTCAGCTGACTCTTCCATCCTGTCAGCAAGTTCCATGTTTGCTCGGAATATCTATCAGCTGTCCTTCAGACAAAAT GCATCAGACAAAGAAATCGTGTGGGTCATGAGGATCACAGTGTTTGTGTTTGGAGCATCTGCCACAGCCATGGCCTTGCTGACAAAGACTGTGTATGGGCTCTGGTACCTGAGTTCTGACCTAGTCTACATCATCATCTTCCCACAGCTGCTCTGTGTACTCTTCATCAAAGGGACCAACACTTACGGGGCTGTTGCAGGTTACATCTTTGGACTTTTCCTGAGAATTACTGGAGGAGAGCCATATCTATACTTGCAGCCCCTAATCTTCTACCCTGGTTATTACATGGACAAGAGTGGTATATACAACCAGAGATTCCCCTTTAAGACTCTCTCCATGGTTACCTCATTCTTGACcaacatttgtgtttcttatctAGCCAAATATCTATTTGAAAGTGGAACCTTGCCTCCGAAACTAGATGTATTTGATGCCGTCGTTTCGAGGCACAGTGAAGAGAACATGGACAAGACTATTCtagtcagaaatgaaaacatcaaattaaatgaactCGCACCTGTGAAGCCTCGACAGAGTCTAACTCTCAGCTCAACTTTCACCAACAAAGAGGCTCTTCTTGATGTTGATTCCAGCCCAGAGGGATCTGGGACTGAAGATAACGTACAATGA